The Acidicapsa acidisoli genome contains a region encoding:
- a CDS encoding TonB-dependent receptor: protein MGLDRKIFGWFRSIGCLTLVCVCFLLVSSQKALGQVDEGSITGTVLDSSGAVVPGAHVTLLNTDQGLSIETLSNGSGGYSFSPVRIGHYKITVSAKGFETTTQENLTVAIAQNLGVNIQLKPGAATETVEITEAPPLLQTEDASVGQVVDEHSVNSLPLNGRNFTFLAQLGAGMQTPQADTRGNAASGAFSANGLRPAQNNYLLDGIDNNSNAVDFLNGTNFSVLPPIDAIAEFKVESGDFSAEQGRAAGAIMNATVKSGTNSFHGDVWEYFRNDVLDAADFFESTKSELRLNQFGATAGGPIWKNKFFFFGDYEGKRRVQGNTSGLESVPTPTERSSGYANLTDILTANAGSAPRTDALGRSIPVGVVMDPSTTRTVTAGVPDPTTGIVAATTGYARDPFGYNTCTTAGLTAPSLAACPGLNTIPSSVTASTGFQDATKILNLFPNPTRNTLTSNFQSSYPLYEHSNTWDTREDFNPSAKDQIFVRFSYVDDPQFIPGPFEGIADGGSFQQGIQTLHSDQAAAAYTHVFTPTTINVGRVGFNHLHTTRFGPDGTTVGIPAQYNIQGIPQLTENGGLPGFTFGGLGNLGSNNFLPSDEVSQTLQVTDDFTKIYGKHSFKMGIEYQHVKFQTLQPAYSHGQFDYNGSFTDVPNLNSSTTGIAQFLIPPVAATVANGINYSGGSDQVQASNISTTYDERNYFAAYLQDDFKISPKLTLNLGLRYDYFGPIGESNGGQANFVPYGLPNNVPEYLIPATGKDNRTLSNNSTSIPANTGFVNLLAQDGITLMQTNKYGNGLVQTQKTNFAPRFGVAYQVTPKLVVRGGYGIFYNSFENQGYGPNIGENYPFVYNFNFVPRGSQSEVAPVSSGTPFAGCTPTGAATFESMYSCISFTPAAVDGQGLSLEGLQFNYQTPLTQSANVTAQYSLTHSLSAQVSYVITHGEHLQTGIGSNNVSALWPAGHSTTDPYPNNEIPFPDFSQGQSYNATLGTSTYNGLQTKVEEQMSNGLQFLFAYTWAKTLSDAGDLLNGGSAGGYRAPNVVGYGIGFDRGLADFDIRQVLHFSGGYQLPFGKDKQFLHNSNGLTNALVGGWSVNWIATLQGGQPMTMGCPSGTTAGTGCDVLNVPGQSQKLGIHIVGGQPTWFGNPAAFNQPCQTTGTANNLSFIPGTPAGCIATQGTQVLGGYNTESTTPGFRRLDFSTFKAFQLTERFSLLFRAEFFNILNHPNFNAPGFGGNGVVSIANSTNFTNSNFGEIGSTRDAPFDPRQIQFALKLYY from the coding sequence ATGGGCCTTGATCGCAAAATCTTCGGTTGGTTCAGATCCATTGGCTGCTTAACCCTCGTTTGTGTTTGCTTCCTCCTGGTTTCAAGCCAGAAGGCATTGGGCCAGGTAGACGAGGGTTCAATAACCGGTACAGTATTGGACTCCTCCGGCGCGGTTGTTCCTGGTGCTCACGTGACGCTCCTGAACACCGACCAGGGCCTGAGCATCGAGACTCTGAGCAACGGCAGCGGTGGATATTCCTTCAGCCCCGTCCGAATCGGCCACTACAAGATCACCGTTTCGGCCAAGGGTTTTGAGACTACGACGCAGGAGAACCTCACGGTTGCGATTGCGCAGAACCTTGGCGTCAACATCCAGTTGAAACCGGGTGCAGCGACGGAGACCGTCGAGATCACTGAAGCTCCCCCGCTGCTTCAAACCGAGGACGCTTCGGTAGGTCAGGTGGTGGACGAGCATTCCGTGAACAGCCTGCCACTCAATGGCCGTAACTTCACATTTCTGGCGCAGCTTGGCGCCGGGATGCAGACCCCGCAGGCGGACACGCGCGGCAATGCGGCTTCAGGAGCATTCAGCGCCAATGGCCTGCGCCCGGCGCAGAACAACTACCTGCTGGACGGCATCGACAACAACTCCAACGCGGTGGACTTCCTGAATGGCACCAACTTCAGCGTGCTCCCTCCCATCGATGCGATCGCGGAGTTCAAGGTTGAAAGCGGCGATTTCAGCGCCGAGCAGGGCCGTGCTGCGGGCGCGATTATGAACGCGACGGTCAAGTCCGGCACCAACAGTTTCCACGGCGATGTGTGGGAGTACTTCCGCAACGATGTACTGGACGCTGCCGACTTTTTCGAGTCTACAAAAAGCGAACTGCGATTGAACCAGTTCGGCGCCACAGCGGGCGGCCCCATCTGGAAGAACAAGTTCTTCTTCTTCGGCGACTACGAGGGAAAGCGGCGGGTGCAGGGCAACACTTCAGGCTTGGAGAGCGTGCCAACGCCCACGGAACGCAGCAGCGGGTACGCAAATCTAACCGACATTCTCACCGCGAACGCTGGATCGGCTCCCAGAACCGATGCTTTGGGCAGGAGCATTCCGGTAGGTGTGGTGATGGATCCGTCTACGACGCGCACGGTCACCGCAGGGGTTCCCGATCCAACAACAGGAATTGTCGCGGCCACCACGGGTTATGCCCGGGATCCGTTCGGCTATAACACTTGCACGACCGCTGGATTGACAGCTCCTTCGCTGGCGGCTTGCCCCGGTCTCAACACAATACCTTCGAGCGTCACCGCCTCGACTGGCTTCCAGGATGCCACGAAGATATTGAATCTCTTCCCGAATCCGACGCGGAATACCCTCACTTCGAACTTCCAATCGAGCTACCCGTTGTATGAACACTCGAACACCTGGGACACGCGCGAAGACTTCAATCCCTCGGCAAAAGACCAGATTTTCGTGCGCTTCAGCTATGTGGATGACCCGCAGTTCATCCCAGGACCCTTCGAAGGAATTGCAGACGGCGGCAGCTTCCAGCAGGGCATTCAGACTCTGCATTCGGACCAGGCAGCGGCTGCATATACCCACGTCTTCACGCCTACGACGATCAACGTGGGCCGCGTCGGTTTCAACCACCTGCACACCACGCGCTTCGGCCCGGACGGCACCACGGTAGGCATCCCCGCCCAATACAACATTCAGGGCATTCCGCAGCTCACAGAGAATGGAGGTCTTCCCGGCTTTACCTTCGGTGGACTGGGAAACCTGGGCAGTAATAACTTCCTGCCCTCGGACGAAGTCAGCCAGACACTCCAGGTGACGGACGACTTCACCAAGATTTACGGCAAGCATAGCTTCAAGATGGGCATCGAGTACCAGCACGTAAAGTTCCAGACGCTTCAGCCGGCATACTCCCACGGCCAGTTCGACTACAACGGTTCGTTTACCGATGTGCCGAACCTGAACAGCAGCACAACGGGAATCGCACAGTTCCTGATACCGCCAGTAGCCGCCACAGTTGCTAACGGTATCAACTACTCTGGAGGCTCCGACCAGGTGCAAGCCTCCAACATCAGCACGACCTATGATGAGAGAAACTACTTTGCCGCTTATCTGCAGGACGATTTCAAGATCTCTCCCAAGCTGACCCTCAACCTGGGCTTGCGCTACGACTACTTCGGACCGATCGGCGAATCGAATGGCGGCCAGGCCAACTTCGTTCCCTACGGCCTTCCTAACAATGTGCCGGAATATCTGATTCCTGCTACGGGCAAGGACAATAGGACATTGTCTAACAATTCCACATCGATTCCGGCCAATACCGGTTTCGTCAACCTGCTCGCGCAGGATGGCATCACGCTGATGCAAACCAACAAATACGGTAACGGCTTGGTTCAGACACAGAAGACCAATTTCGCGCCACGATTTGGCGTCGCATATCAAGTCACGCCCAAGCTGGTTGTGCGCGGCGGGTACGGCATCTTCTACAACTCGTTTGAAAACCAGGGATATGGCCCGAACATTGGCGAAAATTATCCCTTCGTCTACAACTTCAATTTCGTCCCTCGCGGTTCGCAATCCGAAGTTGCCCCGGTGAGTTCCGGTACGCCGTTCGCCGGTTGCACCCCAACTGGAGCCGCCACGTTTGAATCGATGTACAGTTGCATTTCCTTCACACCCGCCGCTGTCGATGGGCAGGGATTGAGCCTGGAAGGACTCCAGTTCAACTACCAGACTCCGCTGACGCAAAGTGCGAACGTGACAGCGCAGTATTCGCTGACACACAGCTTGTCCGCGCAGGTTTCCTACGTGATTACGCACGGAGAGCATTTGCAGACGGGTATAGGCTCCAACAACGTGAGCGCCCTCTGGCCGGCTGGACACAGCACCACCGATCCCTACCCCAACAACGAGATTCCGTTCCCCGACTTCTCCCAGGGCCAGAGCTACAACGCAACCCTGGGTACGAGCACCTACAACGGACTCCAAACCAAAGTCGAAGAGCAAATGTCGAATGGATTGCAATTTCTCTTCGCTTACACATGGGCTAAGACGCTTTCCGATGCGGGCGACCTGCTTAACGGCGGAAGCGCTGGCGGATATCGGGCGCCCAACGTCGTTGGCTATGGAATCGGCTTCGACCGCGGCTTGGCCGATTTCGATATCCGCCAGGTCCTCCACTTCAGCGGCGGATATCAGTTGCCGTTCGGAAAAGATAAACAGTTTCTGCACAACAGTAATGGCCTGACAAACGCACTAGTTGGCGGATGGAGCGTGAACTGGATCGCGACGCTGCAGGGCGGCCAGCCGATGACCATGGGCTGTCCATCCGGAACGACTGCCGGAACGGGCTGCGACGTCCTTAACGTCCCCGGCCAAAGCCAGAAGCTTGGCATCCACATCGTAGGTGGACAACCAACCTGGTTTGGAAATCCAGCAGCATTCAACCAGCCTTGCCAGACTACCGGAACTGCGAACAATCTTAGCTTCATTCCCGGCACGCCGGCAGGCTGCATTGCCACCCAGGGCACCCAGGTCCTGGGCGGTTACAACACCGAAAGTACAACCCCCGGTTTCCGCAGGCTCGACTTTTCGACCTTCAAGGCCTTCCAGTTGACTGAACGATTCTCCTTGCTCTTCCGGGCAGAGTTCTTCAACATCCTCAATCACCCCAACTTCAATGCTCCCGGATTCGGCGGCAACGGAGTCGTGTCCATCGCCAATTCCACCAACTTCACCAATTCCAACTTCGGCGAAATCGGATCGACCCGCGATGCTCCCTTCGATCCAAGACAGATTCAATTCGCTCTGAAGCTGTATTACTAA
- a CDS encoding tetratricopeptide repeat protein produces MNRRCLFRLLCFGLLVVGASYAAAQESQNQMLDRQYQSAAAQYEAGHFAEAEAQLEKLLPYAPKSFEIHEMLGLAYASQSQDSKAVEHLKIAVQLKPDSGAARTNLAASLVRAGKPELALEQFQKALQLEPQDYDANHNLGEFYIQSDKIEDARPLLEKAQKINPSNYDNTYDLAQADFLTGHIAAARLIVQSLLQRKNTGELHNLLGHIQERDSKFVEAVNEFQTAAHMDPNEDNLFDWGSELLLHRTYDPAIEVFEQGAQRFPSSPRLQTGLGLALDLRGRYDDAVKAFLAAADLDPTDARCYLFLSKAYGSSPDQAEDVIRRFRRYAELEPANALAQYYYAMSLWKGKQMEDSSLDMQMVESLLKKSLALDDKLAEAHVQLGNLYADQRHYDQSIPEYTRALELNPNLPDAHYRLGQDYVHVGQKELAQQEFAVYQKLRAEHLAEEDKERAEVQQFVLASSSNSSSKP; encoded by the coding sequence GTGAACAGGAGGTGTCTGTTTCGGTTATTGTGTTTTGGTCTTCTCGTGGTCGGTGCGAGCTATGCCGCAGCCCAGGAAAGCCAGAACCAAATGCTGGACCGCCAGTACCAGTCGGCCGCAGCGCAATATGAAGCAGGGCATTTCGCAGAAGCGGAAGCGCAGCTGGAAAAGCTGCTACCGTATGCTCCGAAGAGTTTCGAAATCCATGAAATGTTGGGGTTGGCTTACGCTTCTCAGTCGCAAGACTCAAAAGCCGTTGAACATCTTAAGATCGCAGTTCAATTGAAGCCCGACTCAGGCGCGGCACGGACAAACCTTGCCGCGAGTCTCGTTCGCGCAGGCAAGCCGGAGTTGGCTCTGGAACAGTTTCAAAAGGCGCTCCAACTGGAGCCGCAGGATTACGACGCCAATCACAATCTTGGCGAGTTCTACATTCAATCGGACAAAATCGAGGATGCGCGCCCATTGCTCGAAAAGGCGCAGAAGATCAACCCGTCGAATTACGACAATACGTATGATCTGGCGCAGGCTGACTTCCTTACGGGACACATTGCTGCTGCGCGATTGATCGTTCAAAGCCTGCTGCAACGGAAGAATACCGGCGAGCTACACAATCTTCTTGGCCACATACAGGAGCGAGACAGCAAGTTTGTGGAAGCGGTCAACGAGTTCCAAACCGCCGCACACATGGACCCAAACGAAGACAATCTCTTCGATTGGGGAAGCGAGCTCTTGCTTCACCGAACCTACGACCCAGCAATCGAAGTCTTTGAGCAGGGAGCGCAGCGATTTCCAAGCTCGCCGCGTCTGCAAACGGGGCTGGGCCTCGCGCTGGACCTGCGGGGCAGATACGATGATGCGGTGAAGGCGTTTCTGGCAGCCGCTGATCTCGACCCAACGGACGCTCGCTGCTACCTTTTTCTATCTAAGGCCTACGGCAGCTCTCCAGATCAGGCGGAGGATGTTATCCGGAGGTTTCGGCGCTACGCAGAGCTGGAACCGGCGAATGCACTCGCGCAGTACTATTACGCGATGAGTTTGTGGAAGGGCAAGCAGATGGAAGACTCGAGCCTGGACATGCAGATGGTCGAGTCGCTGCTCAAGAAGTCACTCGCGCTCGATGACAAGCTTGCAGAAGCCCATGTGCAGCTCGGCAATCTTTACGCGGATCAGCGCCACTACGATCAGTCGATTCCTGAATACACACGCGCACTGGAATTGAATCCGAATCTTCCCGACGCGCACTACCGCCTCGGGCAGGATTACGTTCATGTGGGACAGAAAGAGCTGGCGCAGCAGGAGTTCGCCGTGTACCAGAAGCTGCGAGCCGAGCACCTGGCTGAAGAGGACAAGGAGCGAGCGGAGGTGCAGCAGTTTGTGTTGGCATCGAGTTCGAATTCATCGAGCAAGCCGTGA
- a CDS encoding alkaline phosphatase family protein produces the protein MKDREFQSPFGVDNNPREIAWRLGRSRREFLRDVAGLALGGTLLSASPFLRGEAAAKKRKVIVVTFGGGARDQETFAPEGQENIPNMLRELAPQSSFFTRVTNQGILGHYVATASLATGVYETLNNFSAIPPEHPTVFEYFRKDLKRPLSDAWVVAPSNGFNRIGESNARSYGPGLGARVVLPKHLLSAAASGGISDYDHLVRDNYETPLYTPQIGGGEFELQQLEMILKLSVDDFMAHARTISSPDELSMFIVKRLMKQESPSLLWITMHDIDIAHSGAYSLYVDAIRRTDRLCAELWKAVQNEPEYAGNTTLFILPDFGRDADEDAGGNGFQHHRTGDAASRTTWMMALGAGVREGVVFDRPMQSIDLVPSLGAILGFSPAQSQGRPIQELL, from the coding sequence TTGAAAGATCGCGAGTTCCAATCACCGTTTGGCGTCGACAACAATCCCAGAGAGATTGCATGGAGGCTGGGCCGCAGTCGACGCGAATTTCTGCGCGATGTGGCAGGCCTTGCGCTGGGAGGCACACTTCTGAGTGCGAGCCCGTTCCTTCGCGGCGAGGCTGCGGCAAAGAAGCGCAAGGTGATTGTAGTTACGTTTGGCGGTGGCGCTCGCGATCAGGAGACCTTCGCGCCCGAGGGACAAGAAAACATTCCGAACATGCTCCGAGAGCTTGCCCCGCAGTCGAGTTTCTTTACGCGAGTAACAAACCAGGGCATCCTTGGACATTATGTTGCGACGGCAAGCCTTGCCACCGGTGTTTACGAGACGCTGAACAACTTTTCCGCCATTCCACCGGAGCATCCGACGGTCTTCGAATATTTCCGTAAGGATTTGAAGCGTCCCTTGTCAGATGCGTGGGTCGTCGCGCCCAGCAACGGCTTCAACCGCATCGGCGAGAGCAACGCCCGTTCGTATGGCCCGGGGCTCGGAGCGCGCGTGGTTCTGCCAAAGCATCTCCTCAGCGCGGCGGCATCGGGCGGCATCTCGGACTACGATCATCTGGTGCGCGACAACTACGAGACTCCGCTGTATACGCCGCAGATCGGAGGCGGCGAGTTTGAATTGCAACAGCTTGAGATGATCCTGAAGCTCTCTGTCGACGACTTTATGGCTCATGCGCGCACCATCTCAAGCCCGGATGAGCTTTCGATGTTCATTGTGAAACGCCTGATGAAGCAGGAATCTCCTAGTCTGCTATGGATCACCATGCACGACATCGATATTGCCCACTCCGGCGCGTATTCGCTGTATGTCGATGCGATCCGGCGCACCGACCGGCTTTGCGCCGAGTTATGGAAGGCGGTGCAGAACGAGCCGGAATACGCCGGAAACACAACGCTTTTCATCCTTCCCGATTTTGGGCGCGATGCCGATGAAGATGCCGGAGGCAATGGCTTTCAGCATCATCGGACCGGCGACGCGGCTTCCCGCACAACATGGATGATGGCGCTTGGCGCGGGCGTTCGCGAGGGAGTGGTCTTCGATCGTCCGATGCAATCGATTGATCTCGTTCCCAGTCTTGGAGCGATTCTGGGGTTCTCGCCTGCGCAATCCCAGGGACGGCCGATTCAAGAGCTGCTATAA